A DNA window from Carassius gibelio isolate Cgi1373 ecotype wild population from Czech Republic chromosome A6, carGib1.2-hapl.c, whole genome shotgun sequence contains the following coding sequences:
- the LOC128015424 gene encoding otospiralin-like: MFRLCFSLFLGLLWLGLLCLTEAVENQAESREKRSVPNWALTSSDFFAWIEELRSHAGYDKIEELARTFWAHFPSASRLGYDPPAPEE, encoded by the exons ATGTTTCGTCTGTGTTTCTCACTCTTCCTGGGTTTGCTTTGGCTTGGACTGCTCTGTCTCACAG AGGCAGTGGAAAACCAAG CTGAATCAAGGGAAAAAAGGAGTGTTCCTAACTGGGCGCTGACATCCTCAGACTTTTTCGCCTGGATTGAAGAGCTGCGTTCTCACGCTGGCTATGACAAGATTGAGGAATTGGCCAGAACCTTCTGGGCTCACTTCCCTTCCGCCAGCCGCCTGGGTTATGACCCTCCCGCTCCAGAAGAATAA
- the LOC128015425 gene encoding augurin-B-like, translating to MSLHSLCVQAVLLISILSVCSPSGGSSGSRLQRILMKQDEKELEAKPKAQIAVSQSKAKEFLSVFHRSKRNVWDRSRPDVQQWIQQFMYLGYDEARLETDLSYWMDQARSNDQGRQHHHDENAPMSQQDPSSYRHGANVNYDYY from the exons ATGTCTCTCCACAGCCTCTGTGTTCAAGCCGTCCTTCTCATAAGCATCCTGTCTGTCTGCTCACCCTCAG gTGGTTCATCTGGGAGTAGACTACAGAGGATCCTAATGAAACAAGATG AAAAGGAGCTGGAGGCCAAGCCTAAAGCACAGATCGCAGTGTCGCAGTCCAAAGCTAAAGAGTTTCTGTCAGTTTTTCACAGGTCTAAGAGAAACGTGTGGGACCGGAGCCGTCCTGATGTCCAGCAGTGGATCCAGCAGTTCATGTACTTGGGCTACGACGAGGCA AGACTTGAGACTGATCTCTCCTATTGGATGGACCAGGCCAGATCAAATGACCAGGGCCGGCAGCATCATCATGATGAGAATGCACCTATGAGCCAACAGGACCCCAGTTCCTACAGACACGGGGCCAATGTCAATTATGATTACTATTAA